The Geobacter sp. genome has a window encoding:
- a CDS encoding response regulator, whose protein sequence is MFPILVAEDDRKIANVVRAYLQEAGYRVVLAETGRDAIRAAGEELPLLVILDLTFPDMAGEEVCQELKELGEFPIIMLTSKASEEERLVGFALGADDYVVKPFSPRELVSRVRAVLKRAQRQELGGAEQLRFNGGDLCLDGQSFAAFRRGEQVNLTPTEFKLLLTLAATPQKVFSREELVEKALGYQFEGYERSIDAHVKNIRQKLMDDPRSPTYIQTMYGVGYRFIGRKDA, encoded by the coding sequence ATGTTTCCCATACTCGTTGCCGAAGACGACCGCAAGATTGCCAACGTGGTCAGGGCGTACCTGCAGGAGGCAGGGTACCGGGTCGTCCTGGCCGAGACCGGCAGGGACGCCATTCGCGCTGCCGGCGAGGAGCTGCCGCTCCTGGTGATCCTGGACCTGACCTTTCCGGACATGGCAGGGGAAGAGGTCTGCCAGGAGCTGAAGGAGCTGGGGGAGTTTCCCATCATCATGCTCACCTCCAAGGCCTCCGAGGAGGAGCGCCTGGTCGGCTTCGCCCTGGGGGCCGACGACTATGTGGTCAAGCCCTTTTCCCCCCGCGAACTGGTCTCCAGGGTCAGGGCCGTGCTGAAACGTGCACAGCGTCAGGAGCTGGGCGGGGCGGAACAGCTCCGTTTCAATGGCGGCGACCTCTGCCTCGACGGCCAGAGCTTTGCCGCGTTCCGCCGGGGGGAGCAGGTGAATCTCACCCCCACCGAGTTCAAGCTGCTCCTGACCCTTGCTGCGACCCCGCAGAAAGTCTTCAGCCGCGAGGAGCTGGTGGAGAAGGCGCTCGGCTATCAGTTTGAAGGGTATGAGCGGAGCATCGACGCCCATGTGAAGAATATCCGCCAAAAGCTCATGGACGATCCCCGCTCCCCTACTTACATCCAGACCATGTACGGCGTCGGCTACCGCTTCATCGGCAGGAAAGATGCGTAG
- the feoB gene encoding ferrous iron transport protein B: MSLFKRKPSSHAAADASLRKKKVALVGNPNVGKSALFNALTGAYVTVSNYPGTSVEVSRGSALIEGEPCEVIDTPGMYALLPITEEERVAREILLTERPDVVLHVVDGRNLERMLPMTLQLIDAALPVILVVNIMDEAERLGLTFDFPLLSEKLGVPVIAAATAKKRGVDDIRRAIRGYRLGSHAVFGYSRRLEGDIEQIARMLQGEYPLSNRSLALLLLQRDEEVAALVRRTEGDTYPAIEELVREVTFSRRETFHLDLSMERKAIVTALLQGVLQLPDKRRVTMGERISNLAVRPLTGVPLLLIVLYFGLYRFVGDFGAGTLVDFLEGTLFEGIFNPWISGLVKDFIPWWAIQELLVGEYGVITLGLRYAVGIILPIVATFFLFFSLLEDSGYFPRLALLVDRVFKKIGLTGRAVIPMVLGFGCDTMATMVTRTLETVRERIIATLLLALAIPCSAQLGVILALLSKTPGTLLVWGACLLLIFLVIGFLAARLMPGETPMFYMELPPMRMPQLSNILTKTYTRMQWYFLEILPLFILASFLLWLGKITDFFAKLVDWSTPAMHLLGLPKEVAVAFIFGFFRRDYGAAGLYDLQTKGILDPRQLTVAAVTLTLFIPCVAQFLVMKRERGWKVSLGIGFFVSGLAFGSGYLLNQFLLVTRLV, from the coding sequence ATGTCCCTGTTTAAACGGAAGCCAAGCAGTCACGCAGCAGCAGATGCCAGCCTGCGGAAGAAGAAGGTTGCCCTGGTGGGGAACCCCAACGTGGGGAAGAGCGCCTTGTTCAATGCCCTGACCGGTGCCTATGTCACGGTCTCCAATTATCCCGGCACCTCGGTGGAGGTTTCGCGTGGCTCGGCCCTGATCGAGGGCGAACCGTGCGAAGTCATCGATACACCGGGCATGTACGCGCTGCTCCCGATCACCGAGGAAGAACGGGTGGCCCGGGAGATCCTCCTCACCGAGCGTCCCGACGTGGTGCTGCACGTGGTGGACGGCCGCAACCTGGAACGGATGCTGCCGATGACCCTGCAGCTCATCGATGCCGCGCTGCCGGTGATCCTGGTGGTCAACATCATGGATGAGGCGGAGCGGCTGGGATTGACATTCGATTTCCCGCTGTTGAGCGAGAAGCTCGGTGTGCCGGTCATTGCTGCCGCAACCGCCAAGAAAAGGGGAGTCGACGATATCAGAAGGGCCATTCGCGGCTACCGGTTGGGGAGTCACGCCGTTTTCGGCTACAGCCGCCGCCTGGAAGGGGATATCGAACAGATAGCCCGCATGCTCCAGGGGGAATATCCTCTCTCGAACCGTTCCCTCGCGCTGCTTTTGTTGCAACGTGATGAGGAGGTGGCGGCCCTGGTGAGAAGGACCGAAGGGGATACCTACCCGGCCATCGAGGAGCTGGTCAGGGAGGTCACGTTCTCCCGGCGCGAGACCTTTCACCTGGACCTCTCCATGGAACGCAAGGCGATCGTCACGGCCCTGTTGCAGGGTGTCCTGCAGTTGCCCGACAAACGGCGGGTCACCATGGGAGAGCGGATCTCCAATTTGGCGGTGCGACCGCTTACCGGGGTGCCGTTGCTCCTCATCGTCCTCTATTTCGGGCTCTACCGGTTCGTTGGCGATTTCGGCGCCGGCACCCTGGTCGATTTCCTGGAGGGGACCCTGTTCGAGGGGATCTTTAACCCCTGGATCAGCGGCCTCGTCAAAGACTTCATCCCCTGGTGGGCGATCCAGGAGCTCCTGGTGGGGGAGTACGGGGTGATCACCTTGGGGCTGCGCTATGCGGTGGGGATCATCCTCCCGATTGTCGCCACCTTTTTCCTCTTCTTCTCCCTGCTTGAGGACAGTGGCTATTTCCCACGGCTCGCCCTTCTGGTGGACCGGGTCTTCAAGAAGATCGGCCTGACCGGCCGGGCGGTGATCCCCATGGTGCTCGGTTTCGGCTGCGATACCATGGCGACCATGGTGACCCGCACCCTGGAGACGGTCCGCGAACGGATCATTGCCACCCTGCTCTTGGCACTGGCCATCCCCTGCTCGGCGCAGCTGGGGGTGATCCTTGCCCTGCTCTCCAAGACGCCGGGGACGCTCCTTGTCTGGGGGGCCTGTCTCCTGCTGATTTTCCTGGTGATCGGTTTTCTCGCTGCGCGCCTGATGCCGGGTGAGACCCCCATGTTCTACATGGAGCTGCCCCCTATGAGGATGCCGCAGCTTTCCAATATCCTCACCAAGACCTACACCCGGATGCAGTGGTATTTCCTGGAGATCCTGCCGCTGTTCATCCTGGCCTCCTTCCTGCTCTGGCTCGGCAAGATCACCGATTTCTTTGCCAAGCTGGTTGACTGGTCGACCCCTGCCATGCATCTGTTGGGGTTGCCGAAGGAGGTGGCGGTTGCCTTCATCTTCGGTTTCTTCCGCCGCGACTATGGCGCTGCCGGTCTTTACGACCTGCAAACCAAGGGTATACTTGACCCCAGGCAGCTGACGGTTGCAGCGGTGACGCTGACCCTGTTCATCCCCTGCGTGGCCCAGTTCCTGGTCATGAAGCGGGAGCGGGGGTGGAAGGTGTCGCTCGGGATAGGCTTCTTTGTCAGCGGACTCGCGTTCGGCAGCGGTTATCTGTTGAACCAGTTCCTGCTGGTGACGAGGCTGGTATGA
- a CDS encoding valine--tRNA ligase has translation MAERELAKVYEPKAVEETWYREWESKGYFHAEAASGGQPYSIVIPPPNVTGALHMGHALNNTLQDILCRWKRMSGCNVLWMPGTDHAGIATQNVVERQLAAQGTDRHNLGREAFIERVWHWKAESGGQIIGQLKRLGASCDWERERFTMDEGLSRAVREVFVSLYEQGLIYRDNRLINWCPRCHTALSDIEVEHEEKAGHLWHLRYPVIGTDRHLVVATTRPETMLGDTAVAVHPEDERYADLVGKMVLLPLVNREIPIIADEYVDREFGTGVVKITPAHDFNDFEVGRRHGLELVNVFDESGFINENGGPYRGTERFAARKRIVEDLDAQGLLAKIDDHNLALGGCYRCKTVVEPYLSLQWYVKVGPLADQALAAVKDGRTRIVPQQWENTYFDWLENIKDWCISRQIWWGHRIPAWYCDDCEGITVSRADAAACSHCGSTNIRQETDVLDTWFSSALWPFSTMGWPDQTPELKTFYPTACLVTGFDILFFWVARMMMMGLHFMGDVPFREVYIHALVRDAQGQKMSKSKGNVIDPLTVIDAYGTDAFRFTLAAFAAQGRDIKLAEERIAGYRNFANKLWNAARFALMNLEGFDPAAVDAGSLIYSNADRWICYRLNEAAREVNASLAEYRYNDAASTLYRFTWSEFCDWYIELVKDDLYRGEPERRQTARYILWQVLEELLRMLHPFMPFITEEIWQALPGEKECPSIMQAPYPQPSSERDAFRAGANEMELVMEVIRGIRNIRGEMEVAPSREIAAILDCGSAESLNLLRQNEVYIMSLARLSDLAIGQGVDRPNDASLQVARDVEIIVPLKGLVDVEEEEKRLLKEIAKIEKEIDLFSKKLENPSFVDRAPAEIVVKEREKLAEVTSKKKVLEESLEKIRRLK, from the coding sequence ATGGCGGAGAGGGAACTGGCCAAGGTTTATGAACCGAAGGCGGTAGAAGAGACGTGGTACCGGGAATGGGAAAGTAAAGGTTATTTTCACGCCGAGGCGGCTTCAGGCGGGCAGCCGTACAGTATTGTCATCCCGCCGCCCAATGTTACCGGCGCCCTGCATATGGGGCATGCCCTCAATAACACCCTGCAGGATATCCTCTGCCGCTGGAAGAGGATGAGCGGCTGCAACGTCCTCTGGATGCCGGGCACCGACCATGCGGGGATTGCCACCCAGAACGTGGTGGAGCGGCAGCTTGCCGCACAGGGGACCGACCGGCACAACCTGGGGCGCGAGGCATTCATCGAGCGGGTCTGGCATTGGAAGGCCGAGTCGGGCGGGCAGATCATCGGCCAGTTGAAGCGGCTCGGCGCATCTTGCGACTGGGAGCGGGAGCGGTTCACCATGGACGAGGGGCTGTCCCGCGCGGTCCGCGAGGTGTTCGTCTCTCTCTATGAGCAGGGGCTGATCTATCGCGACAACCGGCTGATCAACTGGTGTCCCCGCTGTCATACCGCCCTGTCGGACATCGAGGTCGAGCACGAGGAGAAGGCGGGCCATCTCTGGCATCTCCGCTATCCGGTCATCGGCACCGACCGGCACCTGGTGGTGGCCACTACCCGCCCCGAGACCATGCTCGGCGATACCGCGGTCGCGGTCCATCCCGAGGACGAGCGCTATGCCGACCTGGTGGGGAAAATGGTCCTGCTGCCGCTGGTCAACCGTGAGATCCCCATCATTGCCGACGAATACGTGGACCGGGAGTTCGGTACCGGGGTGGTCAAGATCACCCCTGCCCACGATTTCAACGATTTCGAGGTCGGCCGTCGCCATGGCCTCGAACTGGTGAATGTCTTTGACGAGTCCGGTTTCATCAACGAAAACGGCGGCCCGTACCGCGGCACGGAACGCTTTGCCGCCCGAAAGCGGATCGTCGAGGACCTGGACGCGCAGGGGCTTTTGGCAAAAATCGACGATCATAACCTTGCGCTCGGCGGTTGCTACCGCTGCAAAACCGTTGTGGAACCCTATCTGTCGCTGCAGTGGTATGTCAAGGTCGGCCCGCTGGCTGATCAGGCACTCGCTGCGGTAAAGGACGGCCGGACCCGGATCGTCCCCCAGCAGTGGGAAAACACCTATTTCGACTGGCTGGAGAACATCAAGGACTGGTGCATCTCACGCCAGATCTGGTGGGGTCACCGGATTCCCGCCTGGTATTGCGACGACTGCGAAGGGATTACGGTGAGTCGGGCCGATGCCGCGGCATGTTCGCACTGCGGTTCGACCAACATCAGACAGGAGACCGATGTCCTCGATACCTGGTTCTCTTCGGCGCTCTGGCCCTTTTCCACCATGGGATGGCCGGATCAGACCCCCGAGCTCAAGACCTTCTACCCCACGGCCTGCCTGGTCACCGGCTTCGACATCCTCTTCTTCTGGGTGGCACGGATGATGATGATGGGGCTGCATTTCATGGGGGATGTGCCGTTCCGCGAGGTCTACATTCATGCCTTGGTGCGCGATGCCCAGGGGCAGAAGATGAGCAAGTCCAAGGGGAACGTCATCGATCCCCTGACGGTGATCGATGCCTACGGCACCGATGCCTTCCGTTTCACCCTGGCCGCTTTTGCCGCCCAGGGGCGCGACATCAAGCTGGCCGAAGAGCGGATTGCGGGGTACCGGAATTTTGCCAACAAGCTCTGGAATGCCGCCCGCTTTGCCCTGATGAACCTGGAAGGGTTCGATCCCGCTGCGGTCGATGCCGGCAGTCTGATTTACAGCAATGCCGACCGCTGGATCTGCTACCGACTCAACGAGGCAGCGCGGGAGGTGAATGCCTCCCTGGCCGAGTACCGCTACAACGATGCGGCCAGTACGCTCTACCGCTTTACCTGGAGCGAATTCTGTGACTGGTACATTGAACTGGTCAAGGACGATCTCTACCGGGGCGAGCCGGAACGCCGCCAGACCGCCCGCTATATCCTCTGGCAGGTCCTGGAGGAGCTGCTGCGGATGCTGCACCCCTTCATGCCGTTCATCACCGAGGAGATCTGGCAGGCTCTGCCGGGCGAAAAGGAGTGCCCCAGCATCATGCAGGCCCCCTATCCGCAGCCGAGCAGCGAGCGCGATGCCTTCCGCGCCGGAGCGAACGAGATGGAGCTGGTCATGGAGGTGATCCGGGGGATCCGCAACATTCGCGGCGAGATGGAGGTGGCTCCTTCGCGCGAAATCGCCGCGATCCTCGACTGTGGGTCTGCGGAGAGCCTGAACCTGCTCAGGCAGAACGAGGTCTACATCATGAGCCTCGCCCGTTTATCCGATCTGGCCATCGGCCAGGGGGTCGACCGTCCGAACGATGCATCCCTGCAGGTGGCCCGTGACGTGGAGATCATCGTACCGCTCAAGGGTCTGGTGGATGTGGAGGAGGAGGAAAAGCGCCTGCTCAAGGAGATCGCCAAGATAGAGAAGGAGATTGATCTCTTCTCCAAAAAGCTTGAAAACCCGAGCTTTGTCGATCGTGCCCCTGCCGAGATCGTTGTCAAGGAACGGGAGAAGCTGGCTGAAGTCACCTCAAAGAAAAAGGTGCTGGAGGAAAGCCTGGAGAAGATCAGGCGTCTCAAGTAG
- a CDS encoding tetratricopeptide repeat protein yields the protein MLDKAVGQYREVLRLKQDEMDARLALISLYVKMKDYQGLTELLEEGTRLFPDDANSHYRLGIVYEFRKNLPAAIEEYRKTVELQPLHAKGHNALGRLFLKTGRMAEARVSLEAAKKADPRLAEPRMLLNTIREDLSAGKAHYKKKYKKSRRKKVKTKRK from the coding sequence ATGCTCGACAAGGCAGTCGGCCAATATCGTGAAGTCCTCCGCCTCAAGCAGGATGAAATGGATGCACGGCTTGCGCTTATCTCGCTGTATGTGAAAATGAAAGACTATCAGGGTTTGACAGAATTGTTGGAAGAGGGGACGCGACTCTTTCCCGATGATGCAAACAGTCACTATCGGTTGGGGATCGTATATGAGTTCAGGAAGAACCTTCCCGCTGCAATCGAAGAGTACCGGAAAACGGTCGAATTGCAGCCTTTGCACGCCAAAGGGCACAATGCCCTTGGCAGGCTTTTCCTGAAGACCGGTCGGATGGCCGAAGCCAGAGTATCCCTGGAGGCGGCAAAAAAGGCAGATCCGAGGCTGGCAGAGCCGAGAATGCTCCTCAATACCATCCGGGAGGACCTTTCGGCGGGAAAAGCACACTATAAAAAGAAATACAAGAAAAGTCGCAGAAAAAAGGTAAAGACGAAGCGTAAATAA
- a CDS encoding transcriptional repressor: MKQAKKKAFRDFITQKGLKSTRQRDVILDCFLASARHISIEELYLKLRAKNPNIGYATVYRTLKLFAESGIAREIQFGDGQTRYEHATEGEHHDHLVCTRCGKIIEFENETIEQLQQEVAKSHGFLIENHKLELYGVCSLCQK, translated from the coding sequence GTGAAACAGGCCAAAAAGAAGGCATTTCGCGATTTCATCACCCAGAAGGGGCTTAAGTCTACCCGCCAGCGTGACGTCATTCTCGATTGTTTCCTTGCTTCTGCCCGTCACATCAGTATCGAGGAGCTCTACCTCAAGCTCCGTGCAAAAAACCCCAATATCGGCTATGCCACCGTCTATCGTACCCTGAAGCTCTTTGCCGAATCGGGGATCGCCCGCGAGATCCAGTTCGGCGACGGGCAGACCCGCTACGAACATGCCACCGAAGGGGAGCATCACGACCATCTGGTCTGCACCCGTTGCGGCAAGATCATCGAGTTCGAAAACGAGACCATCGAACAGCTTCAGCAGGAGGTGGCAAAGAGCCACGGGTTCCTCATCGAGAACCATAAGCTGGAACTCTATGGTGTCTGTTCCCTCTGTCAGAAGTAG
- a CDS encoding transcriptional regulator: protein MKLTEKAEEILEAMWIAIEEEGKGFVEIDSLSVPADDPAYRELTSLAMVEIREGRIYYRPEGREAGRETIRRHRLAERLIMDVLDIRGDSGEDKACQFEHLLDQGVDTKLCTMLNHPSTCPHGKPIPPGDCCEAARQTGDLGVVPLTELKSGEEGDIAYLQSGDDKKMQKLMALGVLPGNRIRLLQTFPSYIFRVGFSEFAVDTAMAREIIVRK from the coding sequence ATGAAACTGACCGAAAAGGCTGAAGAGATACTGGAGGCGATGTGGATCGCCATCGAAGAGGAAGGGAAGGGATTCGTCGAGATCGACAGCTTGTCGGTCCCTGCCGACGACCCGGCGTACCGGGAACTGACCTCCCTGGCGATGGTGGAGATCAGGGAGGGAAGGATCTACTATCGCCCGGAAGGGCGGGAGGCCGGCAGGGAGACCATCCGCCGCCACCGTCTGGCCGAGCGGCTGATTATGGACGTGTTGGACATCCGTGGCGATTCGGGCGAGGACAAGGCCTGCCAGTTCGAACACCTCCTGGATCAGGGGGTCGATACCAAGCTCTGCACCATGCTGAACCATCCTTCGACCTGCCCCCATGGCAAGCCGATCCCACCGGGCGACTGCTGCGAAGCGGCGCGCCAGACCGGTGACTTAGGAGTGGTCCCCCTGACCGAGCTGAAATCGGGGGAAGAAGGGGATATTGCCTATCTACAGAGCGGCGACGACAAGAAGATGCAGAAACTGATGGCCCTCGGAGTCCTGCCGGGGAATCGCATCCGGCTCTTGCAGACGTTCCCTTCGTATATCTTTCGGGTCGGGTTTTCTGAATTTGCCGTCGATACTGCCATGGCCAGGGAGATCATCGTCAGAAAGTAA
- a CDS encoding mechanosensitive ion channel → MATLTFWLARMKEYLGVQLFTIGVTQITLWTVIYLIILMVLLFYLSGKLRRWIVERALVKTRMEVGARQATGSIIRYFIIAVGFVIILQTAGIDLTALNVLAGAVGIGLGFGLQNIINNFFCGLIILFERPIKVGDRVVVGNVEGDVVQISGRSTTVVTNDNIAIIVPNSKFVTENVVNWSHGDPKVRFRIPVSVAYGSDVRLVERLLLEAAAENPDVLEKPAPGVRLMEFGESGLAFELRAWSTSLAHRKGLLISALNFAIYDKFTANGVEIPFPQRDVRIR, encoded by the coding sequence ATGGCAACACTCACATTCTGGCTCGCACGCATGAAGGAGTACCTCGGGGTCCAGCTTTTCACCATCGGGGTTACCCAGATTACCCTTTGGACGGTCATCTACCTCATTATCCTCATGGTTCTTCTCTTCTACCTTTCCGGCAAGCTCCGGAGATGGATCGTGGAGCGGGCTCTGGTCAAGACCCGAATGGAGGTTGGCGCCCGGCAGGCAACCGGTTCCATCATCCGCTACTTCATCATCGCCGTCGGCTTCGTCATCATCCTCCAGACCGCGGGGATCGACCTCACCGCCCTCAATGTCCTGGCCGGCGCTGTCGGCATTGGACTCGGCTTCGGCCTGCAGAACATCATCAACAACTTCTTCTGCGGACTGATCATCCTTTTTGAAAGGCCCATCAAGGTAGGGGACCGGGTCGTGGTCGGGAACGTGGAGGGTGACGTGGTGCAGATCAGCGGTAGGAGTACGACGGTGGTGACCAACGATAACATCGCCATCATCGTCCCCAATTCGAAGTTCGTTACTGAGAACGTGGTCAACTGGAGTCATGGCGATCCCAAGGTCCGGTTCCGGATTCCCGTCTCCGTAGCTTATGGAAGCGATGTGCGGCTGGTGGAGCGGCTACTTCTGGAGGCTGCGGCCGAAAACCCCGATGTTCTGGAGAAGCCCGCCCCAGGAGTTCGTCTGATGGAATTCGGCGAAAGCGGACTTGCTTTCGAACTTCGGGCCTGGAGCACCAGCCTAGCACATCGCAAGGGGCTTCTCATCAGCGCACTCAATTTTGCGATCTATGACAAGTTCACTGCGAACGGTGTTGAGATACCCTTCCCTCAGCGCGATGTTCGTATCAGGTGA
- a CDS encoding TRAP transporter large permease subunit, whose product MTVEIAIVLAFVVAAVILFATEKLPIDLVSIMVMVGLLISGVITPEEGIGGFSHPATVTVGSMFILSAGLYRTGAVNFVGAKLVQVGKRNFWLALILLMLTAGTFSAFINDTAVVAILIPVVLGLAQELKISPGKLLMPLSFSALFGGVCTLIGTSTNILVSSIAVKHGQPPFGMFEFTSFGVVILVVGSLYMLLIGVRLIPEGKVEEDLRKQFGIGDYLVEIVLESEALSVGTVLADSPLLRDLAIRSFDVYRDGRRVEEPSDRLVLKAGDHLKVRCDLENFRKLQERKGIVLRQEVEAGEGGKEEETVLVEAVIAGGSTLDGRSLKQARFRSRYGLTALAVRHRGLVMREHLEEMELRAGDVLLFEMDKHHLDQLREDKTFVLVSEAEFPTFRKRRMVIAVAIIAFVVGSAATGLLPILASATLGCVLMVLSRCLTLEEAYGAIQWKVIFLLGGVLALGKAMETSGAALLIANTLVDTVGALGPRALVSAFYIMTSLMTELMSNNATAALLTPIAIAVAESYGVDARPFLMAVTYAASAAFMTPVGYQTNTLIYSLGHYRYVDFLRVGTPLNLLFWLLATIMIPWFWPF is encoded by the coding sequence ATGACCGTCGAAATCGCGATTGTCCTGGCCTTCGTCGTAGCGGCAGTCATTCTCTTCGCCACGGAGAAACTGCCTATCGACCTCGTTTCGATCATGGTCATGGTGGGTCTCCTTATTTCCGGGGTCATCACTCCCGAGGAAGGGATCGGCGGCTTCAGCCACCCGGCGACGGTGACGGTTGGCTCAATGTTCATCCTTTCCGCCGGCCTCTACCGCACTGGAGCGGTAAACTTCGTCGGTGCGAAGCTCGTGCAAGTCGGCAAGAGGAACTTCTGGCTCGCTCTCATACTGCTTATGCTCACCGCAGGCACCTTCTCTGCCTTCATCAACGATACTGCCGTGGTTGCCATCCTCATCCCGGTCGTACTTGGACTTGCCCAAGAGCTCAAAATCAGTCCCGGCAAGCTCCTCATGCCCCTGTCCTTCAGTGCCCTCTTTGGCGGGGTATGCACCCTCATCGGCACTTCAACCAATATCCTCGTCAGCTCAATTGCCGTCAAACACGGCCAGCCTCCCTTCGGCATGTTCGAGTTCACTTCGTTCGGTGTCGTCATCCTGGTCGTCGGCAGCCTCTACATGCTCCTTATCGGCGTTCGTCTCATTCCCGAAGGGAAAGTAGAAGAGGATCTTCGCAAGCAGTTCGGCATCGGCGACTACCTTGTTGAAATCGTGCTGGAGTCCGAGGCGCTCTCGGTCGGCACTGTGTTGGCCGACTCACCGCTCTTGCGGGACCTTGCCATCAGGAGCTTTGATGTCTATCGCGACGGCAGGCGGGTAGAGGAACCCTCCGACCGGCTCGTACTTAAGGCCGGAGACCACCTCAAGGTGCGCTGCGACTTGGAAAACTTCCGCAAGCTTCAGGAACGCAAAGGGATCGTTCTGAGGCAAGAGGTGGAAGCGGGAGAAGGGGGAAAAGAGGAGGAGACGGTCCTGGTGGAGGCGGTCATTGCCGGCGGTTCCACCCTCGACGGTCGCTCCCTCAAACAAGCCCGCTTCAGATCTCGCTACGGTCTTACCGCGTTGGCTGTCCGCCACCGGGGGTTAGTAATGCGGGAACACTTGGAGGAGATGGAGCTGCGTGCCGGCGATGTCCTTCTCTTCGAGATGGATAAGCATCACCTGGACCAGCTCAGGGAGGACAAAACCTTTGTCCTCGTCTCTGAGGCGGAGTTTCCTACCTTCCGCAAGAGAAGAATGGTCATTGCTGTCGCCATTATCGCTTTCGTCGTCGGGAGCGCTGCCACAGGGCTCCTCCCGATCCTGGCGAGCGCCACCCTCGGCTGTGTCCTCATGGTGCTTTCCCGCTGTCTCACTCTGGAGGAGGCATATGGGGCTATCCAGTGGAAGGTCATCTTCCTGCTGGGAGGGGTTCTCGCCCTGGGAAAGGCGATGGAAACGAGCGGCGCGGCGCTGCTCATTGCCAACACCCTCGTGGATACGGTTGGTGCTCTTGGACCCCGGGCACTCGTCTCCGCCTTCTACATCATGACATCTCTCATGACGGAGCTCATGTCGAACAACGCCACCGCCGCTCTTCTCACCCCCATTGCCATCGCCGTTGCCGAATCGTATGGCGTCGATGCGCGTCCCTTTCTCATGGCAGTTACCTATGCAGCTTCGGCCGCTTTCATGACCCCGGTCGGTTATCAGACGAATACACTCATTTACAGTCTGGGCCATTACCGCTATGTTGACTTTCTCCGGGTCGGCACACCGCTCAATCTCTTATTCTGGCTGCTGGCCACTATTATGATTCCCTGGTTCTGGCCGTTTTAG
- a CDS encoding TSUP family transporter → MGTNISFVVLGAAAGILSGLVGIGGGVIIVPALVLVFGLSQLKAQGTTTALMVPPIGILAAWTYYRQGYVDLKIATLVCAGFLLGGLLGAKIATSLSSVVLEKVFGTVLLIIAIKMLMARH, encoded by the coding sequence ATGGGAACCAACATTTCATTCGTGGTATTGGGGGCGGCAGCCGGCATACTAAGCGGCCTGGTGGGGATTGGCGGGGGAGTTATCATCGTACCGGCTCTGGTGCTGGTCTTTGGCCTCTCGCAGTTGAAGGCGCAAGGTACCACCACGGCCCTGATGGTCCCTCCCATCGGGATACTCGCCGCCTGGACTTATTACCGCCAAGGCTACGTCGACCTGAAGATAGCTACCCTTGTCTGTGCCGGCTTTCTGCTGGGGGGGTTGCTCGGGGCCAAGATAGCCACCAGCCTGTCGAGCGTAGTACTGGAAAAGGTATTCGGTACCGTGCTCCTGATCATTGCGATCAAGATGTTGATGGCGCGACATTAG
- the pal gene encoding peptidoglycan-associated lipoprotein Pal encodes MCYLLCGAAVAVLFMTGCAKQELIKKDNPLPASTSGEAAQVNNPASGHTAHDATVQTAGKTPYAGTVQSATGQPIDRLSASALENIYFSFDSPSISSTARAVLAQNAKLLTAKPGGMITIAGHCDERGSAEYNLALGEKRALAAQKYLISLGIPAKRLATISYGEEKPADPGHDETAWAKNRRDEFSINSN; translated from the coding sequence ATGTGCTATCTTCTGTGTGGTGCTGCTGTTGCGGTTCTCTTCATGACTGGCTGCGCCAAGCAGGAGTTGATCAAAAAGGATAACCCATTGCCTGCATCAACTTCCGGGGAAGCGGCTCAGGTGAACAACCCTGCTTCGGGGCACACGGCACATGATGCCACGGTGCAGACAGCCGGGAAAACCCCTTATGCCGGGACGGTGCAATCTGCAACCGGTCAGCCGATTGATCGCTTGAGCGCATCAGCACTGGAGAACATCTATTTCTCGTTTGACTCGCCGAGTATTTCCTCTACTGCGCGTGCCGTTCTGGCGCAGAATGCGAAACTCCTTACTGCAAAGCCGGGGGGGATGATCACCATTGCAGGGCATTGCGACGAACGAGGCTCTGCCGAGTACAATCTTGCGCTCGGAGAAAAACGTGCGCTGGCAGCCCAAAAATACCTGATAAGCCTGGGCATACCGGCTAAGCGGCTGGCAACGATCAGTTATGGTGAAGAAAAACCCGCAGATCCCGGTCATGACGAAACTGCGTGGGCCAAGAACCGGCGCGATGAATTCAGCATCAACAGCAACTAA